Part of the Acidobacteriota bacterium genome is shown below.
TATTGCTTCGCTTCAGCTTGATGTAGATTAACGACATTAGAGAGCTCTCCAGGGTCATCCGTCAAATCATAAAATTCCTCTCTTCTCAAATTTGGGAAGTATATATATTTAAACCCCTTGTAAACGATCGACTTTCTCTCCTCGCCTCTATATAGGAATTCGCTAAAGGCTATCCTCTCCTCCTCTCGCTTATGAAGTATTAAAGGAAGAAAACTCTTTCCCTGAATTACACCATGATAATCGATATTTAAAAGTTCTAAAAGTGAGGGGAAAATATCTATCAGCCTTACCTGCTGGTTGACCACCTCTCCTCTTATCGGTTTGTAATTCCCTAAGGAGATTATAAGAGGGACATGGAGCAACTCGTTATATAGGGTATGACCGTGTTCAAATCCCAAATGTTCCCAGAATTCTTCACCATGGTCACTAGTTAGGATAATTATCGTCTTATCATATATATCAAGCTCCTTTAATCTATCGATGAGCCTTCCTACCTCGGCATCGACGAATCTTATCTCGCCCCGATACAAAGCCTCGATATACTCTCTATCCTCCAAGGACAAATGATAATCACCCTCCCTGATGTTAGCAAAGTCCGTTAACCTCGTATTTCTGAACCTTCCCTTATAGCGAAGGTCCTCTATATACCTCGCTGGAGGATGGTAGGGAATATGAGGGTCTGTGTAGTGAACCCAAAGGAAAAAGCGCCTTTGAGCGTTACTATTAAGCCAATTTATAGCTTCATCGGTAATTATATCCCCTGGGGTGTACCAATGGGGCTTCACATTGGCCCTGATGTGTTTTATAAGTTGCAGAAGAAAAAAACTCTCTGGTTTATAGTAATCTTCATCGAGGTTCTTGAAGCCAATAAATCCCTTGGTAAACCCTTCCTCCTTCGTCAAATGAGGATTGGATAGGATAGCTTGGGTAAAATAACCCTTTTTCCGCAAAACCTCCGGCAATCTCGGAATTGAGTCTCCTATCCGCTTGAATCCCTTCTTCCTTAGCCCTGAGATTCTCTCTCCCCCTTTGTGCACCGAAGGATATAAAGAGGTGAGAAGTGAAGCAAGGGAGGGAGTGGTCCAAGGGGCTTGGCTGATCGCCTTCTCAAATAGGATGCCCTCCTGGGCTAATCTATCAATGTTCGGTGTCTTTATCCTTTTATAACCATAACAGCTTAAATGGTCGGCTCTCAATGTATCTATGGTAATAAGGAGAATATTTGGAAGATTCTCCCTGGGTAGATCGACTGTTTGAAGCTCTTTTAAACCTACCGGTTGCAGATAATCTGATTTAAGGAAGAAGAAACCAGCAAAGCTAAGTAAACCAACTCCTATTAAGAAAGCCACTCCCTTCAGTGACGGTTTTATAAAGATATATAAAAGGTTTAACGATACCAATAAACCAGAAAAGAAAAGGGCATTAAAAATTAACAGCTTGGATAGATTCTGGGACAAATTATGGTATTTTCCCACATACAACCAAATAATGGGAAGTATGCTCAAAAGAACTAATGTGGAAATGTAAAGGTTTAACAACGCCTTACCTTTATAAATACCAAAAAGCTTATATAAAACCATCAGAAGCAGGAGAAAAATCGTTCCTATTCCTATATCGGCTAAGATGGAGGCTGGAGATTTGAAGGAAGGTAGAAACCAAACATTTATTTCAAATAGAACAAACAGGAAGGGGAAAATAACGATGGAGAACGCTCTATAAAGACCTCGAATATCAATCCTGGATTTTGTAGGCCTAAATTTATCCAAAAAGTAGAAGACCAATCCGAATAATACCCCAGCCAATAAGCCGAGAAGGGAGTAAATCATCAAAGCCAAAAGGACCTTACCCCCTGGTATGGAATTACCTATAACTATATTCTCCAGATACTCGGCTAAGTAAAATAGCACCCCGGCTGAAATACATAAAAAAAGACCTTCCCGGATGTATAGGGAAGGCTTTTTGGTTCGTCTTTCTCTCATTGCTCCAGCAAAATAATACTAATCTCCCCTCATCACTCCTAACCGTTCCAATCTCGCAAAACGAAATACTCTCTACAAATAAGCCATTGAAAATTCTACCTCTTTTGGATAAGACTGTCAAGCAAATGAGACAGGAGACACCAAAAGTAGAGGCACCAAACACTATACCTATAACTTAGCGGTTTATACCAACAGGATAAGGCAAAAAGAAGAAAAGGTCATTCCTTATTATCAAGGTAAAAGACAGAAACTTTGGGGAGATCTTTAGGAGCAACATTTTCTCGAGGACATTACATCGCAAAGCGGTAGGTGAATTTCACCAAGAACACATTCTCGCCTGGGGCGGTGAAGAGATCCCCGAAATCGCGCCAGAACCTGAAATCGCCGGGATGAGAATAATCGGCTCTCTTCTGGGTCCAGACGAAATAGAAAACGGAACCAGGGGAATACTCCCAGCGTAAGACCGCAGTTCCCCTAAGAGATTTATAATTGAAATCGGGATCAGAGAAGGAAAACGGTTCTGCTGGACCAGCACCATCCGGATCAACGGTGTACTCTTCGCCATCGTAGCTGATGGTTGAGCCATCAGCCTTGCCGAACTCGTTAAAATCGTAGCTCCTCGCTCTCGCAAGCTCCTTGAAATGGTCGTACTTCCCCACCGCGATGAACGGCTGGAGGTAGAACTGGAGGCTCAACTTCGGGGTGAAGGTCCAGTTCAACCTTATAGAGGTGGAAACCGTCCTCTGGATGATTTCAGCAAAGATGTAGCGGGCACCGTAGGTGGCGGTCATCAAAGGATCATCCACCTTGGTTACCCACTGGGCAATATTATAACGGTAATTATATCTCGGACCAACGGAGAACTCGATGTTGCTTCTCGGCTTAAACCGGAGGCTAACCTCCCAATTAAAGTTCACCCCGCCAGCATTATCGGAAAGATACTCTCCATTAAAGGAAAGCACTATTGGCTTTCGCCTATCGCTATCGGCACGAAGCCTCATCATCTTAAGGGCTGGACTTAGGGCTAAAGGACCACCTCGAGTCAGGGTATTGTCCAAGCATTCGGGTTGATAGACCCCCAATAGATCGAAGCTCCAATAATTAAGAAGACGGAAGTTGAACTCGATAAGGTATAGATCCTCCAGTTTATTCCCTCCAAAATCATAGTTCCTGCCGTTGCCGGCAGCGATCCACCAATTTCTGAACACCTTTCCCGGGATAAACGAGGCATATCCCACTACCAAATGGGCATTTATTAAGTCGCTTCCCCTACCTTGAAAACCGAGATCGCTCACATCAAACCCAGGGGATAACGCCCCGAGGGCAGCATTGAACATCAAATTGCCCCTCTCCCTGCTTAACGCCATCCGCATCCCCCAACCAGAGAGGGAGGTAGCCTCCTCATTGAGATGAAGATAGCTGGCATCAGGACGCTGAAAATAGTGCAGCGAGGATTCCTGAACCCCAAGGATAGCCTCCTTGCTCCCATTGAGCCTCGTTCCCCCTACCCAGCCGTTTAGTGCCCAGTTTCTCTTTTTATCGAGGAATGTCCAGCCATCTACCCCAAAGGCGAAGGCGTCCTTGGTCAGGATATCGCGCAGCTCATCGGTCCTTAGGTCCCTGATAGCGGTAGTAGCGATGAAACCGAGCCCCTGTCTCCCCTGATTGAGTTCCCGCTGAACCCGGAAGATCCCATAATAGGTAAGGGGCTCCACCTCCTCCTTGAGCCTCTTCCCATCCTCATCGATCTCAGCATACTCCCTGCTGGTAACTGCGTTTATGATCCCGAGGTTCCAGCCACCACCTATCTTGCCGGTGATCTTAGCTGCCCCTAAAATGGTCGTCCACTCGGGGAACTTGACATAGCCATCGCTCGATACCTCACCCTGAGGGGCTCTTCCTATCCGTCTGCTGTAGAAGAAGGTGGGGTTGGGCCAATTGATATTGATATCCCGGGTGATCCCACCTCTGCCGAAGTTCCGGAAGATGCTCGAGCCCTCGATGAAGAAGGGACGCTTCTCCTCGTAATAGGTCTCGTAGGCGGTAAGATTGATCACCGCAGGGTCAACCTCCACCTGGCCAAAGTCCGGGTTAACCGTAGCGTCGAGGATGAGATTGGTCCTAAGACACATCTTCAAATCCAAGCCCATATTGGCTCGGTATGCCCTTCCAGTGAGAAAGGGGTTTCCTTCCTCAGAGGGCATAAGCTCCACTTCTCCTACTCCGTAGGGGAGGAGTTGAATGTATCTTCCCGGACTAATGCCTTCTACCCCAACCAGCTTGGCAAAATGGGAGACATAGCCACTTTCCTTTTTGGGAATCCAGACAAAGGTGTCCACCTCGTTCTTCCTTCTTATCGTTCGAGAAAAATCGACGCCCCAGATATATGAGCTTTTCTTTGGGAACCGCAATTGATGGTAAGGGATGCGGATTTCGACCGTCCATCCCTTATCATCCACCCTCGCTGCCCATTCCCAGACGCCGTCCCAAGAGTAATCGCGCCAGCTATCGTTGTACAAGGTGGCATCGGCGATGGAACCAGCAGGGTTCACCGCGAAGAGGAAACCACTCCTTCTATCGAAATAGGGATCAATGGCGAACTCAAACCAATCGGAATCA
Proteins encoded:
- a CDS encoding sulfatase, producing MAFLIGVGLLSFAGFFFLKSDYLQPVGLKELQTVDLPRENLPNILLITIDTLRADHLSCYGYKRIKTPNIDRLAQEGILFEKAISQAPWTTPSLASLLTSLYPSVHKGGERISGLRKKGFKRIGDSIPRLPEVLRKKGYFTQAILSNPHLTKEEGFTKGFIGFKNLDEDYYKPESFFLLQLIKHIRANVKPHWYTPGDIITDEAINWLNSNAQRRFFLWVHYTDPHIPYHPPARYIEDLRYKGRFRNTRLTDFANIREGDYHLSLEDREYIEALYRGEIRFVDAEVGRLIDRLKELDIYDKTIIILTSDHGEEFWEHLGFEHGHTLYNELLHVPLIISLGNYKPIRGEVVNQQVRLIDIFPSLLELLNIDYHGVIQGKSFLPLILHKREEERIAFSEFLYRGEERKSIVYKGFKYIYFPNLRREEFYDLTDDPGELSNVVNLHQAEAKQYRSMVKTIIDNNKKIAKILLKGRKGKPIEINKALKERLKALGYVH
- a CDS encoding carbohydrate binding family 9 domain-containing protein; the encoded protein is MIKKGAIIILIILLPTLLLGKEIKKKPRERVIKAVFAKSPIKIDGMLNEEVWQGKGYSDFVQSDPIDGGKPTEKTVVWVAYDKEALYVAARLFDSHPDLIVSRLGRRDDRVDSDWFEFAIDPYFDRRSGFLFAVNPAGSIADATLYNDSWRDYSWDGVWEWAARVDDKGWTVEIRIPYHQLRFPKKSSYIWGVDFSRTIRRKNEVDTFVWIPKKESGYVSHFAKLVGVEGISPGRYIQLLPYGVGEVELMPSEEGNPFLTGRAYRANMGLDLKMCLRTNLILDATVNPDFGQVEVDPAVINLTAYETYYEEKRPFFIEGSSIFRNFGRGGITRDININWPNPTFFYSRRIGRAPQGEVSSDGYVKFPEWTTILGAAKITGKIGGGWNLGIINAVTSREYAEIDEDGKRLKEEVEPLTYYGIFRVQRELNQGRQGLGFIATTAIRDLRTDELRDILTKDAFAFGVDGWTFLDKKRNWALNGWVGGTRLNGSKEAILGVQESSLHYFQRPDASYLHLNEEATSLSGWGMRMALSRERGNLMFNAALGALSPGFDVSDLGFQGRGSDLINAHLVVGYASFIPGKVFRNWWIAAGNGRNYDFGGNKLEDLYLIEFNFRLLNYWSFDLLGVYQPECLDNTLTRGGPLALSPALKMMRLRADSDRRKPIVLSFNGEYLSDNAGGVNFNWEVSLRFKPRSNIEFSVGPRYNYRYNIAQWVTKVDDPLMTATYGARYIFAEIIQRTVSTSIRLNWTFTPKLSLQFYLQPFIAVGKYDHFKELARARSYDFNEFGKADGSTISYDGEEYTVDPDGAGPAEPFSFSDPDFNYKSLRGTAVLRWEYSPGSVFYFVWTQKRADYSHPGDFRFWRDFGDLFTAPGENVFLVKFTYRFAM